A window of Grus americana isolate bGruAme1 chromosome 21, bGruAme1.mat, whole genome shotgun sequence contains these coding sequences:
- the CAMK2N1 gene encoding calcium/calmodulin-dependent protein kinase II inhibitor 1 — MSEGPPYGEGQLAGDAAVGQLPFPVRLRGPDGLLAGGQGKRPPKLGQIGRSKRVVIEDDRIDDVLQNLSEKAPPGV, encoded by the exons atGTCGGAGGGGCCGCCCTACGGCGAGGGGCAGCTGGCGGGGGACGCGGCCGTGGGGCAGCTGCCCTTCCCCGTCCGTCTCCGCGGCCCCGACGGCCTCCTCGCCGGCGGGCAGGGCAAGCGGCCGCCCAAGCTGGGGCAGATCGGCCGCAGCAAGAGAG tggTTATTGAAGATGATAGAATTGACGATGTGCTGCAAAATCTCTCGGAAAAGGCCCCTCCCGGCGTTTAA
- the MUL1 gene encoding mitochondrial ubiquitin ligase activator of NFKB 1, with protein MEGGGRPSVAQAALLAASTALTALVYSVYRQKTRVARGLEGARRVRLDGDLRAVLLEAPGRCVPYAVIEGVVRSVKETLSSQFVENCKGVIQRLTLQEHKMVWNRTTHLWNDYEKIIHQRTNTTPFDLVPLEEGAGVTVRVMKPLDAAELSLETVYEKFHPSVQSFTDVIGHYISGERPKGIQETEQMLKVGTALTGVGELVLDNTTIKLQPPKQGLPYYLSGVDFDSLLQKQESNVRFWKILTVVFGFATCAVLFFILRKQYQHHRERRHLKQMQDEFRQAQERLMREMKAEGGETLKNACVICLSNTKSCVFLECGHVCSCSECYRALPEPKWCPICRQAISRVVPLYNS; from the exons ATggagggcggcgggcggccctCGGTCGCGCAGGCCGCACTGCTGGCCGCCAGCACCGCCCTCACCGCCCTGGTCTACTCCGTCTACCGGCAGAAGACCCGTGTCGCCCGCGGCCTCGAG GGCGCCAGGAGGGTCCGGCTGGATGGGGACCTGCGGGCGGTGCTGCTGGAGGCGCCGGGGCGCTGCGTTCCCTACGCGGTCATCGAAG GCGTAGTGCGGTCCGTTAAGGAGACGCTGAGCAGCCAGTTTGTGGAGAACTGCAAGGGCGTCATTCAGAGGCTGACGCTGCAGGAGCATAAGATGGTGTGGAACCGAACCACCCACCTCTG gaaCGACTACGAGAAGATCATCCACCAGAGAACCAACACCACCCCCTTCGACCTGGTCCCTCTGGAGGAAGGTGCCGGTGTCACCGTCAGGGTGATGAAGCCGCTGGATGCCGCCGAGCTCAGCCTGGAGACAGTGTACGAAAAGTTTCACCCCTCCGTCCAGTCCTTCACTGACGTCATCGGCCATTACATCAGCGGAGAGCGCCCGAAGGGAATCCAGGAGACGGAGCAGATGCTGAAGGTGGGCACGGCGCTGACGGGGGTGGGAGAGCTCGTCCTGGATAACACCACGATCAAGCTGCAGCCCCCGAAGCAGGGCCTGCCCTACTACCTCAGCGGCGTGGATTTCGACTCCTTGCTGCAGAAACAAGAATCGAACGTCCGGTTCTGGAAAATCCTGACCGTCGTTTTCGGTTTTGCCACCTGCGCCGTCCTCTTCTTCATCCTACGGAAGCAGTACCAGCATCACCGAGAGAGGCGGCACCTCAAACAAATGCAGGATGAATTCCGGCAGGCCCAGGAGCGACTGATGCGTGAAATGAAGGCGGAAGGCGGAGAGACGCTCAAAAACGCCTGTGTCATCTGCTTGAGCAACACCAAATCCTGCGTCTTCCTGGAGTGCGGGCACGTTTGCTCATGCAGCGAGTGCTACCGGGCCCTCCCCGAGCCCAAATGGTGCCCGATCTGCCGGCAGGCCATCTCCCGGGTGGTTCCCTTGTACAACAGTTAA
- the FAM43B gene encoding protein FAM43B, translating into MLPWRRSKFVLVENERKCKGKSLGPGLSYAALLAGFLRSCPDLLPDCPLERLGSVFRGKRQKVELNKEDPTYTVRYLGNAVTLHAKGEGCTEEAVGKIWAKSDAGACGAKMKLTLGPQGIRMTPCEKGARRPGHAYLLHRITYCAADRRHPKVFAWVYRHQVKNKAVVLRCHAVLVSKADKARAMALLLYQTSASAFNEFKRLKRQNDFRHVQQQLLGDAIVPLVPLRRLLNTKCPYRPPAERARCAPRLSSILEEEEEEAFGTGAPRGDGGPGERAAVLRLAREMRGCSLRGPRPPAC; encoded by the coding sequence ATGCTGCCCTGGCGCCGGAGCAAGTTCGTGCTGGTGGAAAATGAACGTAAGTGCAAAGGCAAGAGCCTGGGGCCGGGGCTGAGCTACGCCGCGCTGCTGGCCGGCTTCCTGCGCTCCTGCCCGGACCTCCTGCCCGACTGCCCGCTCGAACGGCTGGGCAGCGTCTTCCGCGGCAAACGCCAGAAAGTGGAGCTGAACAAGGAGGACCCGACATACACGGTGCGGTACCTGGGCAACGCCGTCACCCTGCACGCCAAGGGCGAGGGCTGCACCGAGGAGGCGGTGGGCAAGATCTGGGCTAAAAGCGACGCCGGGGCCTGCGGGGCCAAGATGAAGCTGACGTTGGGACCCCAAGGCATCCGTATGACCCCCTGCGAGAAGGGAGCCCGCCGGCCGGGCCACGCGTACCTCCTGCACCGCATCACCTACTGCGCCGCCGATCGCCGGCACCCCAAAGTCTTCGCCTGGGTTTACCGGCACCAGGTGAAGAACAAGGCGGTGGTGCTGCGCTGCCACGCCGTCCTGGTCTCCAAAGCCGACAAGGCGCGCGCCATGGCCCTGCTCCTCTACCAGACCTCCGCCTCCGCCTTCAACGAATTCAAGCGTCTCAAGAGGCAGAACGATTTCCGCCAcgtccagcagcagctcctgggcgACGCCATCGTCCCCTTGGTGCCTCTCCGCAGGCTGCTCAACACCAAGTGTCCCTACCGCCCGCCCGCGGAGAGGGCCCGCTGCGCCCCCCGCCTCAGCTCcatcctggaggaggaggaggaagaggccttCGGCACCGGGGCACCCCGGGGAGACGGCGGCCCCGGTGAGCGCGCTGCCGTGCTGCGGCTGGCCAGGGAGATGCGGGGGTGCAGCCTgcgcggcccccggcccccggcgTGCTGA
- the CDA gene encoding cytidine deaminase isoform X2, protein MTISRGAAQPVFKWGRKKKKQTTEAVAEKNILPGQEKGGGCNVENACYSLGVCAERTAIQKAISEGHTSFRAMAIASDMGDHFITPCGACRQVMREFGTDWDVYLTKADGTYIVKRLEELLPLSFGPEDLKKA, encoded by the exons ATGACAATTTCCCGTGGAGCCGCACAACCAGTTTTcaagtggggaagaaaaaaaaaaaaacaaaccaccgAGGCGGTGGCGGAAAAAAACATTCTGCCGGGacaagagaaaggaggag GGTGCAACGTGGAGAACGCCTGCTACAGCCTGGGGGTGTGCGCCGAGCGCACCGCCATCCAGAAAGCCATCTCGGAGGGGCACACCAGCTTCAGGGCCATGGCCATCGCCAG TGACATGGGGGACCACTTCATCACACCCTGTGGTGCCTGCAGACAAGTGATGAGAGAG TTCGGCACGGACTGGGACGTCTACCTGACCAAAGCGGACGGCACCTATATCGTCaagaggctggaggagctgctgccgcTCTCCTTCGGCCCCGAGGACCTGAAGAAGGCGTGA
- the CDA gene encoding cytidine deaminase isoform X1, producing the protein MEGDGQHPVPPALPGRPQGQHLQLLLRRSREAKNCAYCPYSRFPVGAALLTAGGEIFSGCNVENACYSLGVCAERTAIQKAISEGHTSFRAMAIASDMGDHFITPCGACRQVMREFGTDWDVYLTKADGTYIVKRLEELLPLSFGPEDLKKA; encoded by the exons ATGGAGGGTGACGGGCAGCACCCGGTCCCCCCTGCCCTCCCGGGCCGCCCCCAGGGtcagcacctgcagctcctgctgcgcCGTAGCCGGGAGGCCAAAAACTGCGCCTATTGCCCCTACAGCCGCTTCCCGGTGGGCGCCGCGCTGCTCACCGCCGGTGGGGAGATCTTCTCCG GGTGCAACGTGGAGAACGCCTGCTACAGCCTGGGGGTGTGCGCCGAGCGCACCGCCATCCAGAAAGCCATCTCGGAGGGGCACACCAGCTTCAGGGCCATGGCCATCGCCAG TGACATGGGGGACCACTTCATCACACCCTGTGGTGCCTGCAGACAAGTGATGAGAGAG TTCGGCACGGACTGGGACGTCTACCTGACCAAAGCGGACGGCACCTATATCGTCaagaggctggaggagctgctgccgcTCTCCTTCGGCCCCGAGGACCTGAAGAAGGCGTGA
- the PINK1 gene encoding serine/threonine-protein kinase PINK1, mitochondrial codes for MAVRLLLARALRLLPRCRPPRAPRPEPRPEPRPDPPASPWRPWLSWLPAARRLFLRGPACGLASVVRRGRGGACLALAVALGLVEPRLEEQRRAEAACRHIQTVFVGKNKPQKDPLSSFRWQGFKLEEYLIGQPIGKGCSAAVYEAAIPFSHDRRGCAESSRLAGQEPAVQRDRGSASQAAEEEPVEKHQPKEGFPLAIKMMWNISAGSSSEAILDAMGRELVPATRLALAGEYGAVSGRRKPVFGRKKLQPHPNIIQVIRAFTSSVPLLPGAFADYPDVLPLSLNPRGIGHSRTLFLVMKNYPCTLRQYLRESSPDVCLSTMMILQLLEGVDHLVRHGIAHRDLKSDNILVEFDSAGCPWLVITDFGCCLADENIGLRLPFTSSYVDRGGNGCLMAPEVITASPGPGTVINYSKADAWAVGAIAYEILGLANPFYGHGDSTLESRSYREDQLPSLPDHVPLEVKQVIKMLLQRDPNKRLSARVAANVLHLSLWGESVLASKTLKPDQMIAWLLCQSAAALLMDRLVDKSRVETKMKMCFLANLEYEDLWTAIFLLLAWRSRSG; via the exons ATGGCGGtgcggctgctgctggcccGGGCCCTGCGCCTGCTGCcgcgctgccgcccgccccgcgccccccggcCCGAGCCCCGGCCCGAGCCCCGGCCCGACCCGCCGGCCTCTCCGTGGCGGCCGTGGCTGTCCTGGCTgccggccgcccgccgcctcTTCCTGCGCGGGCCGGCCTGCGGGCTGGCGTCCGTGGTtcggcggggccgcggcggggcctGCTTGGCGCTGGCCGTGGCGCTGGGGCTGGTGGAGCCGCGCCTGGAGGAGCAGCGACGGGCCGAGGCCGCGTGCCGCCACATCCAG ACGGTGTTTGTCGGAAAGAACAAGCCACAGAAAGATCCCCTGAGCTCGTTCCGTTGGCAGGGCTTCAAGCTGGAAGAGTATCTCATTGGCCAACCCATCGGGAagggctgcagcgctgctgtGTACGAAGCAGCTATTCCTTTCTCTCACGATCGTCGGGGGTGTGCGGAAAGCAGCCGTCTCGCAGGGCAGGAGCCAGCCGTGCAGCGGGATCGTGGCTCGGCTTCACAGGCAGCTGAAGAGGAGCCCGTAGAGAAACACCAACCAAAAGAGGGTTTCCCATTAGCTATCAAAATGATGTGGAACATTTCG GCTGGTTCGTCAAGTGAAGCCATCCTTGATGCTATGGGCCGAGAGCTTGTTCCAGCCACAAGACTTGCCTTGGCTGGAGAATACGGAGCCGTCTCTGGCCGCAG AAAGCCTGTCTTTGGGAGGAAGAAGTTGCAGCCTCATCCGAATATAATCCAGGTGATCCGAGCGTTCACATCCTCTGTCCCTTTGCTGCCCGGAGCCTTCGCAGACTATCCTGATGTTCTTCCATTAAGCCTGAATCCCAGAGGGATCGGTCACAGCCGCACGCTCTTCTTGGTGATGAAGAA TTATCCGTGCACCCTGCGCCAGTATCTGAGGGAGAGCAGTCCGGATGTTTGTCTCTCCACAATGATGATTTTACAGCTCTTGGAAGGCGTGGACCATCTCGTTCGACATGGAATAGCACACAGAGACCTGAAGTCTGACAACATCCTGGTTGAATTTGATTCTG ctggctgcccctggctGGTGATCACGGACTTCGGTTGCTGTTTGGCAGATGAAAACATCGGCTTGAGACTGCCTTTCACCAGCTCTTACGTGGATCGGGGCGGCAACGGCTGTCTGATGGCACCCGAG GTGATCACGGCATCGCCTGGTCCGGGCACAGTGATCAACTACAGTAAAGCTGACGCTTGGGCTGTCGGAGCAATCGCCTACGAAATTCTTGGCCTGGCCAATCCTTTCTACGGCCACGGGGACTCGACTCTGGAAAGCAGAAGTTACCGTGAAGACCAGCTGCCAAGCCTGCCTGATCATGTGCCCCTTGAGGTGAAACAAGTGATAAAAATGCTACTTCAGAGGGATCCCAACAAG AGATTGTCTGCTAGAGTTGCCGCTAACGTGCTTCACCTAAGCCTCTGGGGTGAAAGCGTTCTAGCGTCCAAGACCCTGAAACCCGACCAGATGATTGCCTGGCTTCTCTGCCAGTCTGCGGCCGCTTTGCTCATGGACAGACTGGTGGATAAAAGCCGGGTAGAAACCAAAATGAAGATGTGCTTTTTGGCAAACCTTGAGTATGAAGACCTCTGGACAGCAATATTCCTGTTGCTGGCCTGGAGGAGCCGGTCTGGGTGA
- the AGMAT gene encoding agmatinase, mitochondrial, with the protein MRHLLWAGCSRLLPREAGLHAHKRSVAAAATTPRRSPWPTALLAASSSSPGASMGLLQHPAPGHGAPCRRGSQFNVPPSAQFVARPVGVCSMMKLPVQASAEGLDAAFVGVPLDMGTSNRPGARFGPRQIRAESAMMRRYNASTGAAPFDSLQVADIGDVNVNLYNLPDSCRLIRESYQKIVASGCVPLTLGGDHTITYPILQAMAEKHGPVGLVHVDAHTDTGDRALGEKIYHGTPFRRCVEEGLLDCGRVVQIGI; encoded by the exons ATGAGGCATCTGCtctgggctggctgcagccGGCTGCTGCCCCGGGAAGCCGGGCTCCATGCTCACAAGCGGTCTGTGGCTGCTGCAGCGACCACCCCGCGCCGCAGCCCGTGGCCCACGGCTCTTCTGGCCGCCTCCAGCTCCTCGCCCGGTGCATCCATGGGGCTCCTCCAGCACCCGGCCCCAGGGCACGGGGCCCCTTGCCGCCGGGGCTCGCAGTTCAAcgtgccccccagtgcccagTTTGTGGCCCGGCCCGTgggggtctgctccatgatgaAACTGCCTGTTCAGGCGTCGGCAGAGGGGCTGGACGCAGCTTTCGTCGGCGTTCCTCTAGACATGGGCACGTCCAACCGGCCGGGAGCCAG GTTTGGCCCACGCCAGATCCGAGCTGAGTCGGCGATGATGAGGAGGTACAACGCCAGCACCGGGGCAGCGCCTTTCGACTCCCTGCAGGTGGCTGACATTGGGGACGTGAACGTGAACCTCTACAACCTGCCCGACAGCTGCCGCCTCATCCGAGAGTCCTACCAGAAGATTGTGGCCTCTGGCTGCGTGCCCCTCACCTTGG GTGGAGATCACACCATAACGTACCCCATCCTGCAGGCCATGGCAGAAAA GCATGGTCCCGTGGGGCTGGTGCATGTGGATGCTCACACCGACACCGGAGACAGAGCCCTGGGGGAGAAGATCTACCACGGGACCCCGTTCCGGCGCTGCGTGGAGGAAGGGCTGCTCGACTGTGGCCGCGTGGTCCAGATCGGCATCTGA